A window of the Tropheryma whipplei str. Twist genome harbors these coding sequences:
- a CDS encoding putative Ig domain-containing protein, whose product MPGGLLLSYINPQTYTHAAEQTKEASQQPVDLPGRDIWLPKHISTTEQAKAFAAYFTEKTHLPTHVSGTDVYVKTYAGPDKITGTISFTSSSSTTPATGKYPSAVSFLNSGDHKGWLKVSPGSLTSDVSGTYTATAEYKSADSSTVLSASYTFHVYDEYAVTLVTRGEASLTSALKTQYSGGLSLFGTVSQRPPACRGVDCVHNNQLSIPQGLQLVNPVQGILGGTVTAAPGYYTFGLVDSTKRSTATINDIVAVVEMIVQEHPTLDSADISVGPGSQVSYDQRPFPGRTLGGPDVTYTLTDQKPDKKPGQEIEEGKYTLPSGLSFNSTTGRISGTVSKTQQAHTYPLTVRTHQNYGELAKLFDLKPSQAIATIVISVVTPPRVTYGTTTIDSSTGTITSAIPTNLDSQALKFSIRTKPYGLDALSIDPFTGALRGNIDSGNRLYPVPPEGVYRVVVEAKNQLGQSAYFDAPVTVGEHVSFVGRPIPSDPLDKNRTHVVAGVAYSLSPASGNQDNPLSQPTSVSYYRLADGTNQNATTPGSNSLPKGLSLNPNTGTISGTVASTGDEIPASGTYSFRVIAVSLGGEKTEVTYTLRVEQPFVAGNSTVYVSTDQTLDKTTGVLTGIVGGTDVTVSLPQGTNQNATTPGSNSLPKGLSLSVSGTGESSTASARSVHLTGKPDGSVAPGRYLTRLSVTSGGVTKTVVLVVVVTKLALKDKARAELETQNISVYHQEGQPSDPIYVSPPALTGVDGETVIYTLKSGSTLPAGLSLGHEGRLTGRLLGATGVSQFTVTISTRHSKSSIDLTYKITHLPVSLGKQTVTTSQGGTIVLPPSVTGLTTAGTYSIGEPDTKSKKKKPEEGATSPDTHDKLPKGLHLSPETGTIYGVIDKTVKTGVYSFPLTLTYGDDKNKKSVSAVVEIYVTQGDPIITPKNLVYYKGDTNPVKVKTLDGQDFSGLPITPTATDTNTYTWSLYDSGSTEGTGIIPADSTLPRGLSLDKSTGKITGTIDSSVEYGTYTFRLRATNATGGYGVADISLIYVTKPHTTPISPVTNPVYAAPGGRVSIPQLDGKGGFKYTLVDARNQAETVKKSDGPVQFGLPTGLSLNPETGYVSGTVGKTVLPGTYVFGVKVSADSLDTGRFPGSSETIYYALTVTTRPVLESVDGPVYKSHHVTIPANLLNAGTGTTFSLSGSSSIDPGVNRYPQGLSIDQSTGTLTGSVSSANPGSYTFRVLATTDGVSTEALYHLTVKTPPPFPTTTYSVVAGYTPHTTGREPLKDRFSVYLDLSRKYPSYTWTFGRDTVQGTTPGENTVPLGLVLYSSEGALIGNVDKSVKPGLYSFDRVALDNEQYVSSLRVEITVFELDAVEYPENHLVKPGQQVSITPKVPTDLDQARKLTITAGSGAVPSLKPGDGRLPLGLTITKPSLTSSSKTSDGLGAIQGVVDPRVEAGEYAAHIDVFQATGEQIPVGARRTVLVKIRVEGQATLLSPTQLVVTKQGASVSFFPHIAGGQTFAFANGTSSSITPGPNRVPAGLGINPDTGLVQGTLGTDVEAGRYTFGITATGSQGTSPVTLQVTLLVSAIESRNYSVVAGRPVPVNKDTNTTGYTYALSSSSYSSVVAGQGRIPRGITLDRTTGNITGTVGRTVAAGLYTFGVDVFSARGSRITTVMYSVSVTDVFGTKPFSAAVTLGTQVSLPSGQDDGGSDFSFVNAAWSTTPGPNRVPRGVFLDPSTGSLKTLNPLSGVQPGIYTFTLSFGPRGRRSSYLYTLAVLPPVTLSALQGDQITDEIAIPSGITLSGLPKEYGIVVGADGSVTSKAITQPPGIYSLPYTTRYYGQPLYTSAPSTATLTVSSVSPLSADVNDVNALFDKTPEESLKETLTFAFARGTSSSTTPGPNRVPAGLGIAGPTGRVAGFFKTGIQNGVYTFTVDISTQSGKYLGSRLYTITIGAPGIDATVNLVKIAGIYQSTSPVIFFPPTQEGTYSLSSTATYSATPGPNRVPLGLLLGRADGSLTGSVYGSSPGVYTFLVESTYGQQLYRLTLKDTTPPPSHTQSAKPTEKPKEEKTPTESKGGGFWSKVGSGIAAPFKWIWHGITWPFRKLFGSRSEAPSSTTNAPAEPQLPSFLGVAVSEFLRFLLFV is encoded by the coding sequence GTGCCCGGCGGTCTGCTTTTGTCATACATAAACCCACAGACATACACACACGCTGCTGAGCAAACTAAAGAGGCAAGCCAGCAACCTGTAGACCTACCGGGACGTGATATATGGCTCCCCAAGCACATATCAACCACTGAACAGGCAAAGGCCTTTGCAGCATACTTCACAGAGAAAACCCACCTACCCACACATGTATCTGGCACAGATGTATACGTAAAAACATATGCAGGACCAGACAAGATAACAGGAACCATATCCTTTACCTCCTCCTCATCTACGACACCAGCCACCGGTAAATATCCATCAGCTGTTAGCTTTCTGAACTCAGGTGATCACAAAGGATGGCTAAAGGTCAGTCCGGGAAGCCTAACCAGTGACGTATCTGGGACATATACAGCCACTGCCGAATATAAGTCAGCTGATTCATCCACAGTGCTCTCTGCATCATATACCTTCCATGTATATGATGAGTATGCGGTAACCCTTGTTACACGCGGTGAAGCATCCCTAACATCTGCTCTAAAGACCCAATACTCAGGCGGTTTATCTCTCTTTGGTACCGTTTCCCAAAGACCACCTGCATGTCGTGGTGTGGACTGCGTGCATAACAATCAACTGAGCATTCCTCAGGGTCTACAACTCGTCAACCCCGTACAGGGTATTCTAGGTGGCACTGTTACAGCCGCACCCGGATATTACACCTTTGGTCTAGTGGACTCCACAAAGAGATCAACCGCAACAATAAATGACATTGTTGCAGTAGTGGAGATGATAGTCCAGGAACATCCCACCCTTGACTCTGCTGATATATCTGTTGGCCCCGGCTCACAGGTCTCATATGACCAGCGCCCCTTTCCCGGCAGAACCCTGGGTGGTCCAGATGTTACATACACCCTAACCGACCAAAAGCCTGATAAAAAGCCCGGCCAAGAGATAGAAGAAGGTAAATACACTCTACCCAGTGGACTTTCCTTTAACTCCACAACAGGGAGAATCTCAGGTACTGTCTCAAAGACCCAGCAGGCCCACACATACCCCCTAACAGTACGCACCCATCAGAACTATGGAGAACTTGCCAAACTATTTGATCTCAAACCCTCTCAGGCCATAGCCACCATAGTTATCTCTGTAGTAACACCACCACGTGTTACCTATGGAACAACAACCATAGACTCAAGCACAGGCACAATAACCTCTGCTATACCAACTAACCTGGATTCCCAGGCCCTCAAATTCTCCATCAGGACTAAGCCATATGGCCTTGATGCCCTTTCCATCGATCCCTTTACAGGTGCTCTGCGTGGCAATATTGATTCCGGTAATCGTCTATATCCTGTTCCACCAGAGGGTGTATACAGGGTGGTTGTAGAGGCTAAGAATCAGCTGGGCCAGTCTGCCTATTTTGATGCACCCGTAACTGTTGGTGAGCATGTAAGCTTCGTTGGTCGTCCGATTCCATCTGACCCACTGGATAAGAACAGAACACATGTTGTGGCAGGTGTTGCCTATAGCCTATCCCCTGCGTCTGGTAATCAAGATAACCCCCTCTCTCAACCAACCAGTGTCTCTTACTATCGCCTGGCAGACGGAACAAATCAGAATGCAACAACACCAGGATCTAATAGTCTTCCCAAAGGGCTAAGTCTTAATCCCAATACAGGTACCATATCTGGCACTGTTGCTTCAACGGGTGATGAGATACCCGCTTCTGGCACATACTCATTCAGAGTTATTGCAGTTTCTCTCGGCGGAGAAAAAACAGAGGTTACATATACTCTCCGAGTAGAGCAACCCTTTGTAGCAGGTAACTCTACCGTATATGTCAGCACAGACCAGACCCTGGATAAGACAACAGGTGTTCTAACAGGTATAGTCGGTGGCACAGATGTTACAGTCTCTCTTCCGCAGGGAACAAATCAGAATGCAACAACACCAGGATCTAATAGTCTTCCCAAAGGGCTAAGTCTTTCTGTCTCAGGCACAGGTGAATCCTCTACAGCATCTGCCAGATCAGTACATCTAACAGGTAAGCCTGATGGATCTGTTGCACCGGGAAGATACCTAACCCGTCTATCAGTAACAAGCGGGGGTGTAACAAAAACTGTTGTTCTTGTCGTAGTAGTAACAAAACTTGCTCTCAAGGATAAGGCTCGTGCAGAACTTGAGACACAGAATATCTCTGTTTATCACCAAGAGGGCCAACCCTCTGACCCTATCTATGTGTCCCCTCCTGCCCTAACAGGTGTAGATGGTGAAACTGTTATATACACCCTAAAGAGTGGCAGTACACTTCCCGCAGGTCTCAGTCTAGGCCATGAGGGAAGGCTGACAGGCAGACTCTTAGGTGCCACAGGTGTCTCACAGTTCACAGTTACCATAAGCACCAGACACAGCAAGAGCTCTATCGACCTAACCTATAAGATAACCCACCTGCCCGTATCTCTCGGTAAACAGACCGTTACGACATCCCAGGGCGGAACAATTGTTCTACCTCCATCAGTTACCGGTCTTACCACTGCCGGCACTTATTCCATAGGTGAACCAGATACCAAGAGTAAGAAAAAGAAACCCGAAGAAGGTGCAACATCACCTGACACACACGATAAACTGCCCAAGGGTTTACATCTGAGTCCTGAGACAGGAACCATATACGGCGTAATAGATAAGACTGTCAAAACAGGCGTGTATAGCTTCCCCCTAACACTCACCTATGGGGATGATAAGAATAAGAAATCTGTTTCTGCTGTAGTAGAGATATATGTAACACAGGGTGATCCTATTATCACACCCAAGAATCTTGTCTATTACAAAGGTGATACTAATCCTGTCAAGGTCAAGACCCTAGACGGTCAGGACTTTTCAGGCCTACCTATAACCCCAACCGCAACAGACACTAATACATATACATGGTCTCTCTATGACTCTGGTAGCACTGAGGGCACAGGTATCATTCCTGCAGATAGTACTCTGCCCAGGGGTCTTAGTCTGGATAAAAGCACAGGTAAGATAACAGGAACTATAGATTCTTCTGTTGAGTATGGAACATACACCTTTAGGCTAAGGGCAACCAATGCAACAGGTGGCTATGGTGTAGCAGATATATCACTGATATATGTAACAAAGCCACACACCACACCAATCAGTCCTGTTACTAATCCTGTATATGCAGCACCTGGTGGGCGTGTCAGCATACCTCAGTTGGATGGAAAGGGTGGATTCAAATACACTCTCGTAGATGCCCGTAACCAGGCAGAGACAGTAAAGAAGAGTGACGGACCTGTTCAGTTTGGGTTACCAACAGGCCTAAGCCTGAATCCTGAAACAGGATATGTGAGTGGCACTGTCGGAAAAACCGTTCTCCCCGGGACATATGTCTTTGGTGTGAAGGTGTCTGCTGACAGCCTGGATACAGGTCGCTTCCCCGGCTCATCAGAGACCATTTATTATGCACTGACAGTTACAACACGTCCTGTTCTTGAGTCAGTAGATGGACCCGTGTATAAGTCTCATCACGTTACCATCCCGGCTAACCTGCTCAATGCGGGGACTGGCACAACCTTCTCCCTATCAGGATCATCCAGTATCGATCCGGGTGTCAATAGATATCCACAGGGTCTTTCTATAGATCAATCAACAGGCACCCTAACAGGCTCTGTCTCATCTGCTAATCCCGGTTCCTATACATTCAGAGTTCTTGCCACAACAGATGGTGTCTCAACTGAGGCCCTATATCATCTAACGGTAAAGACCCCACCGCCATTTCCAACCACAACATACTCTGTTGTTGCCGGTTACACACCCCATACAACCGGGAGAGAGCCTCTAAAGGACAGGTTCTCTGTTTATCTGGATCTCTCCAGGAAATACCCTTCCTATACATGGACCTTTGGTAGAGATACAGTCCAGGGCACAACTCCGGGTGAAAATACTGTTCCTCTAGGCCTTGTCCTATACAGCTCTGAAGGTGCTCTTATCGGTAATGTTGATAAGTCTGTTAAGCCAGGCCTTTATTCATTCGATCGGGTTGCTCTAGACAATGAACAATATGTCTCATCTCTAAGAGTTGAGATAACTGTCTTTGAATTAGATGCAGTAGAGTATCCTGAAAACCACCTTGTAAAGCCCGGACAACAGGTCTCCATAACTCCCAAGGTCCCAACTGATCTTGATCAGGCACGCAAGCTAACGATTACCGCAGGCTCAGGCGCTGTTCCATCTCTAAAACCGGGTGACGGGAGACTCCCCCTTGGCCTTACCATTACAAAGCCATCCCTGACATCCTCATCTAAAACATCCGATGGCCTCGGTGCAATACAGGGCGTAGTTGATCCCCGTGTTGAAGCCGGCGAATACGCAGCACATATCGATGTCTTCCAGGCAACAGGAGAGCAGATACCTGTTGGTGCCAGAAGAACTGTTCTGGTAAAGATACGTGTTGAAGGGCAGGCAACCCTGCTTTCCCCAACACAGCTTGTTGTGACAAAGCAGGGTGCATCTGTCTCGTTCTTCCCACATATAGCAGGAGGTCAAACCTTTGCCTTTGCCAATGGAACATCATCATCCATAACACCAGGACCCAACAGAGTCCCCGCAGGCCTAGGTATAAACCCTGATACAGGTCTTGTCCAAGGCACCCTTGGCACAGATGTAGAGGCGGGGAGATACACCTTTGGCATTACAGCAACAGGCTCCCAAGGCACCTCACCTGTCACCTTGCAGGTTACTCTCCTTGTCTCAGCTATTGAGAGCAGAAACTACTCTGTAGTAGCCGGGCGCCCCGTTCCTGTAAATAAAGATACAAATACAACCGGATACACCTATGCATTATCATCTTCTTCCTATTCCTCTGTAGTAGCCGGACAGGGAAGAATCCCACGCGGAATTACCCTTGACAGGACAACTGGTAACATAACTGGCACAGTAGGCAGAACAGTAGCAGCTGGTCTATACACCTTTGGTGTTGATGTCTTCTCAGCAAGAGGATCACGTATCACAACTGTTATGTACTCTGTCTCTGTAACAGATGTATTTGGAACAAAACCCTTCTCTGCTGCTGTTACGCTAGGAACACAGGTCAGCCTCCCATCAGGTCAGGATGATGGAGGATCAGACTTTTCCTTTGTGAATGCTGCCTGGTCAACAACACCAGGACCCAACAGAGTCCCACGTGGTGTCTTCCTGGATCCATCAACAGGTTCCCTAAAGACCCTGAACCCACTCTCAGGTGTTCAACCCGGGATCTATACATTCACTCTTTCCTTTGGCCCACGTGGTAGAAGGTCCTCCTATCTATACACCCTTGCTGTCCTACCACCTGTTACCCTCTCTGCCCTACAGGGTGATCAGATAACAGATGAAATAGCTATTCCTTCAGGAATCACACTAAGTGGCCTGCCGAAGGAGTATGGCATAGTCGTTGGTGCAGATGGGTCTGTTACCTCAAAGGCAATAACACAACCCCCAGGCATCTACAGCCTGCCATACACAACCAGGTATTACGGTCAACCCCTATACACCTCTGCACCATCTACCGCAACCCTAACAGTCTCATCTGTTTCCCCACTATCGGCAGATGTAAATGACGTCAATGCCCTGTTTGACAAAACCCCAGAAGAATCCCTAAAGGAAACTCTAACCTTTGCCTTTGCCCGTGGAACATCATCATCAACAACACCAGGACCCAACAGAGTCCCCGCAGGCCTAGGTATAGCAGGACCAACAGGACGTGTGGCTGGATTCTTCAAGACTGGCATACAAAATGGTGTCTACACATTTACAGTTGATATCTCAACTCAGTCAGGCAAATACCTGGGATCAAGGCTATACACAATAACAATAGGTGCCCCTGGAATAGATGCCACAGTGAATCTGGTAAAGATAGCTGGTATATACCAGTCAACCTCCCCCGTAATCTTCTTTCCACCAACACAAGAGGGAACCTACAGCCTGTCATCAACAGCTACCTATAGTGCAACACCAGGACCCAACAGAGTCCCACTCGGCCTACTCCTGGGACGTGCAGATGGATCACTAACAGGTTCGGTCTATGGCTCCTCTCCAGGTGTCTACACATTCCTAGTAGAGAGCACCTATGGACAACAGCTCTACCGACTAACCCTAAAAGACACAACACCACCACCATCACACACCCAATCTGCCAAACCCACAGAAAAACCTAAAGAAGAAAAAACACCTACAGAGAGTAAAGGAGGGGGATTCTGGTCAAAAGTAGGTAGTGGTATAGCTGCGCCATTTAAATGGATATGGCATGGCATAACATGGCCATTCAGAAAATTATTCGGTAGTCGCTCTGAAGCCCCTTCTTCAACCACCAATGCTCCTGCTGAACCCCAGCTCCCTTCCTTTCTTGGGGTTGCCGTTAGTGAATTCTTGAGGTTCCTCCTCTTTGTGTAG
- a CDS encoding methionine--tRNA ligase, with translation MGFYITTPVFYVNDIPHIGHAYTLVVSDVFARWQRQSGKDTFFLSGTDEHGLKVLRAAEEKNMTPQGWADLMLKTAWKPLLDLMHISNDDFVRTTESRHRERVKWFINRLRENQYIYSGQYSGYYCVSCEEFKTVSQSALPNDESVNGTLGKDPRTCSLPQGEEQNYFCEVHGCQLEHFTEKNYFFRLSAFTDRLLDLYKKNPDFIEPKSAYNEVVQFVKNGVSDLSISRSSFTWGIEVPWDEGHVVYVWFDALINYLTPVMSAKEELPIDGTTPGGAEFCTHSNLNTLESSIPGPGGSAESDRLSHTLSTSADNAALTSPFKKYWPASHIIGKDILRFHAVIWPAMLMAAGLPVPEKIFAHGWLLVDGQKMSKSKLTGIKPQDLTDIFGVDAVRYYFLRQPVFGQDYSFSIESIAACYNSELADGYGNLACRLSSMYTTYLNGRVIVPKIYSEEDESLLQACKDVSDRACKAIDELIPHIAMAEIWSLAVRANTYTTRQQPWSLHKKQDDERLACVLYTALRALSTITILLSPIMPRITNKLWSAFGADGGVSQQNIRSAWGGKLSDKVSLIPPMFPKITIS, from the coding sequence ATGGGTTTTTATATTACAACCCCGGTGTTTTATGTAAATGATATCCCTCACATAGGTCATGCGTATACATTAGTCGTTTCCGACGTTTTCGCGCGATGGCAACGACAGAGCGGAAAAGACACATTTTTTCTCTCAGGGACAGATGAGCACGGATTGAAAGTGCTGCGTGCTGCAGAAGAGAAGAACATGACCCCACAGGGATGGGCTGACCTGATGCTGAAAACTGCCTGGAAGCCACTCCTCGACCTAATGCACATTTCAAATGATGATTTTGTTCGCACAACGGAATCAAGGCATCGGGAGCGTGTTAAATGGTTTATAAATAGACTCAGAGAAAATCAATACATCTACAGCGGACAGTACAGCGGATACTATTGTGTCAGTTGCGAAGAATTCAAAACCGTTTCACAAAGTGCGCTGCCTAATGATGAGTCAGTTAATGGTACGCTCGGCAAAGACCCTCGTACATGCAGCCTGCCGCAGGGTGAAGAACAAAATTATTTCTGCGAAGTGCACGGGTGCCAGCTCGAGCACTTCACCGAAAAGAACTATTTCTTTAGGTTGAGCGCATTTACAGACAGATTACTTGATCTTTATAAGAAAAATCCGGACTTTATAGAACCCAAGTCTGCATATAACGAAGTAGTACAGTTTGTAAAGAATGGAGTATCTGACCTCTCGATATCCAGGTCAAGTTTTACTTGGGGCATTGAGGTGCCCTGGGATGAGGGGCATGTGGTCTATGTTTGGTTCGACGCATTGATTAACTATCTGACACCCGTAATGTCTGCTAAGGAAGAGCTTCCGATCGATGGTACCACCCCTGGGGGTGCAGAATTTTGCACACACTCCAATCTGAATACACTTGAATCAAGTATTCCAGGACCTGGAGGATCAGCAGAAAGCGATAGGCTATCCCATACTTTAAGTACCAGTGCCGACAATGCAGCTTTGACCTCTCCGTTCAAAAAATACTGGCCAGCTAGCCATATAATCGGTAAAGACATATTGAGATTCCATGCCGTCATATGGCCTGCTATGCTGATGGCCGCAGGACTGCCTGTGCCGGAGAAAATATTTGCTCATGGTTGGCTGTTAGTTGACGGGCAGAAGATGTCAAAGTCAAAGCTGACAGGTATTAAGCCGCAAGATTTAACAGATATTTTTGGCGTTGACGCAGTGAGATACTATTTTTTGAGACAGCCTGTTTTTGGGCAGGATTATTCATTCAGCATTGAGAGTATTGCAGCCTGCTACAACTCGGAGCTAGCAGATGGCTACGGGAATCTTGCCTGTCGACTAAGTTCCATGTACACCACATATCTGAATGGGCGCGTTATCGTGCCAAAGATTTATTCTGAAGAAGACGAATCTTTGCTGCAGGCTTGTAAAGATGTGTCAGATAGGGCCTGTAAAGCAATAGATGAACTCATTCCACACATCGCTATGGCTGAAATCTGGTCTCTTGCAGTCCGTGCAAATACATATACAACCAGGCAACAACCCTGGAGTTTACACAAAAAGCAGGATGATGAGCGCCTAGCTTGCGTTCTTTACACAGCCCTCCGGGCTCTTTCAACTATCACAATTTTACTCTCCCCCATCATGCCTCGGATAACGAACAAGCTATGGAGTGCATTTGGAGCAGATGGCGGTGTTAGTCAGCAAAATATACGCTCCGCCTGGGGCGGGAAATTGTCAGACAAGGTAAGTCTGATACCTCCTATGTTTCCAAAAATCACCATCTCATAG
- a CDS encoding polyprenol monophosphomannose synthase, whose translation MHDLSRHPVIIIPTYNERESLPRIVADIRSVLPDINIVVVDDNSPDRTGVLADRLAESDDRMSVVHRSKKAGLGAAYLHAFSRVIESGARVIVQMDADGSHSPRDLKRLLSHSQDYDVVIGSRWITGGVVVNWSMRRKLLSKMGSFYSRILLRIRVRDVTSGFKVWKAEALRKMDFSSLNSRGYCFQIDLLREAIRSGASVKEVPIRFADRERGASKMTGWVILEALLRVTAWGLLDAVKCLFGWLRIDPRNDTRPACKRRPTKRAK comes from the coding sequence TTGCACGATCTGTCACGGCATCCGGTCATTATCATCCCAACCTACAATGAAAGGGAGTCCCTACCCAGGATAGTTGCCGACATACGGTCTGTTCTGCCGGATATAAATATCGTAGTTGTCGATGATAATAGTCCAGACAGAACAGGCGTTTTGGCAGATCGACTAGCGGAGTCTGATGACCGTATGTCTGTTGTGCATAGATCTAAAAAGGCTGGCCTTGGTGCAGCTTATCTACACGCCTTTTCCAGGGTTATAGAGTCCGGAGCGAGAGTTATTGTCCAAATGGATGCTGATGGCAGTCACAGCCCCAGGGATCTGAAAAGACTGTTATCGCACTCGCAAGATTACGATGTTGTCATAGGTTCGCGATGGATTACTGGTGGCGTTGTTGTTAACTGGTCCATGCGACGCAAGTTACTGAGTAAAATGGGGTCGTTTTACAGCAGAATTCTGCTTCGTATACGGGTTAGGGATGTTACATCCGGCTTCAAGGTGTGGAAAGCGGAAGCCCTAAGAAAAATGGATTTTTCTTCACTAAATAGTAGGGGGTATTGTTTTCAGATAGATTTGCTGCGCGAGGCAATAAGGTCTGGGGCTTCAGTAAAGGAGGTTCCGATCCGATTTGCTGATCGAGAGCGTGGTGCCTCGAAAATGACAGGTTGGGTTATTCTTGAGGCTTTGTTACGCGTGACGGCGTGGGGGTTATTAGATGCGGTTAAGTGTTTGTTCGGGTGGCTCCGGATTGACCCGCGTAACGATACGCGTCCAGCCTGCAAGAGGCGACCGACGAAGAGGGCAAAATAA
- a CDS encoding phage holin family protein — MRRRRSLFALIGGLPLQVLELVKAEVLVVRAVLFHRLRLVLSSLFFLVAGFVLAGLTLQAFLAVAVLLLSLALPLWAAFLAVAVLLLILTSVSIALAMLLLSRARGPVPEQLQAEETIMGADQDGQPSHDAPGQRCNTGVRDSEPQV; from the coding sequence GTGAGACGTAGGCGTTCGCTATTTGCTCTGATTGGCGGTTTACCGCTTCAGGTGCTTGAGCTGGTAAAAGCAGAGGTGTTGGTGGTGCGCGCCGTCTTGTTTCACCGCTTGCGCCTGGTTCTGTCTTCATTGTTTTTTCTCGTTGCAGGCTTTGTTTTGGCAGGCCTGACACTTCAGGCATTTCTTGCCGTCGCAGTTTTGTTGTTATCGCTCGCCTTGCCTTTGTGGGCGGCATTTCTTGCCGTCGCAGTTTTGTTGTTGATTCTTACCTCAGTCAGTATCGCACTCGCTATGCTTCTACTCTCCAGAGCCAGAGGCCCCGTACCCGAACAGCTTCAAGCAGAAGAGACAATAATGGGTGCCGATCAAGATGGGCAGCCGAGTCATGACGCCCCCGGGCAAAGATGTAACACCGGTGTGCGTGATAGTGAACCGCAGGTGTGA